GAGGACGTATAAATCATCTTTTGTAAAGCCAACCGTCTTGAAATCCCCACACACCAGGAGTTTATAAACAGCCCACATGCATAAAGAGGCGCCCTCCAAAGCTTTTGGGTGCTTCAAGGCTGCTGAGTGAAAATGATTCATATATTTTACCAATGCATAGATGAAATAAATTCTTGTTTCCCCTTAATGTCGTCTTCTTGCTTctgaaaccaaaaaaaaaaagagattaaaaaaattggaaatatgaaaaaaatgattAGAGACGTATTTAAGAAACATTCAAAAAGAATTAGTCAAAAAATAGATGTCCATGATTTTGGGGTGCCTCAGAAGTTAAAGGTTAGTATATGTGATGGTGGATAATAAGAATTGAACACTACAATAGAGAAGGAAAATAAACtgaacaaagaagaaaagaaaaaaaaaataaaggataagAAATTACAATTAATATATGTCTATAATAGTTGTGAACTATCATCCGAAAGAATATACAACTCCACAACTGAGGATAATGCTAAAAATCAATGCTTCATGCCTCATCAATAAAACCAGTTACAGGGGGGAGCAGGGAGCAAAGAGCTAATGACAGAAATTTATTGTGGTACGTAAGATAAGGATAAATTAAAATACCAAACATCAATATTAGATATCCACTGGATGGATCTTTACTGAATAAATCAGTATAAGGTCCACATTTATATACGGGAAAGGATAGGTAAAGATGGTGTCTAACCAGAATGTGGAATAGCTACTGCAAGTAGAGGATTTTTTCTATGGATAGTGATACCAGTGGATTCAGACATGTCCAAATCCTTTGGTTCAACTCCATCAGGCAATGCAAAATCAAAGTAGTGTACCAATTTTGCTAATGCAAGCTCGTTAACGGCCACAGCAAAGGTAGTACCCGGGCAACCCCTTCTTCCAGCTCCAAATGGAATTAACTCAAAGTTAAAACCTCGAAAATCGATTGTACTGTTCAAGAACCTCTCTGGCTGAAATTCTTCAGGCTGATTCCAAAGCGATGGATCTCGTGCAATCGCCCAAGCGTTCACCATTACTCGTGTCCCTGCCGGTATATCATACCCCATAAGTTTAACGTGTTGTGTTGATTCTCGAGGAACGAGTAGTGGGATTGGCGTATGAAGTCGTAAAGTCTCCTTGATCACTGCTTTTAAGTAGTCCATTTTGTCTAGATCATCCTCAGTGATTTCTGGTTTTCCTTGAGCTACTTGTCTCACCTCAGTCTGcaatttctccaagatttttggGTGCCTCAAGAGTTCGGTCATTGCCCATTCCATAACTGTGTGTGTTGTATCAGTCCCAGCAGCGAACATGTCCTAATCATagaaagtgaagaagaaaaacagATGTTgcttaattgaaaaagaaaatctcaTTGAAAGTTGAGAAACTAATATGAGGAAAACATTTGTAAGAAGTTTAGCTCATCAATGGTGAACATCATTAAATACAGATAAAACAGTTTGGTTTGGCATTGTATCAATTGATGTGTTAAAGCTGAAGTATGTAATATTCCTCAGCCCGCTAATATACAAATAAGTGGTGCATAATACATACTGCATACTGAATTTTAGTTGTATACACAGTTCATCAAATAGTATAATTTTGTTCTACCTTCGAACAAGCTAAAAACCTTCATGGTTGAAATTTCTGTAGGAAAAGCTATACTTGTTAATGCCTATGATCCTTTATCCAAATGTACTTATCCGTGGAATGAATTACTATGAAAAACCGTCCAACATGCAAACCAGTAGAGAGGAAAGTAATTCATTGAAAATTCTTTAGCAGACCCCATCTGCTTGACAATAAATTTGCACTTATTTTCAAAAGTGTGTTCAACTACATATTATTGTTATTGTACTGGCTTCTAACATGTATGTGTGAGATAGAAAATAATTGGAGAACGTATTTTCAAGATTAAATTTGTGAAACCATCCCCATCCAAACTAACctttattcatttaaaaaaCTAGACGtaaattgcactttaaccccctgTGGTTCAGTACTTTTTTATATAGCTCCCCTATGGTTTCGAAAACTATACATAACACCCCTCATGATTTAGACTAAaatgtcaaagtgacggaattTGTAATCCATAACGGAAtcaactaaaatatcaaaaatactccaatgtaaagttaaaaattatttattaaccacatGAGAGTTATGCATATATTTTAAAatccataagggggttatatggtaaagcaCTAAAGTATAATGGTGTTATataataaaacataaaattataTGGGGTTAAAGTATCCTGCATATTATGTTTctatattttgatcatttcaaccattttagtttttaaatgaggctaattttgatattttcataGGTTCCGTTATGAATGATAATTTCtttcactttgacactttaatcaaAATCATGAAAGagttatatataacttttaaaaCTATAGGGAGTTATGTGAAAAATAACTATACCAGATAGgggctgtcgcgccccattttttatataaataaataaaataattatcaataaaataaataagttaaaaatttggtgtctacaggggCAAACTGTATTTTGTCCAAAAACTAGTTTGAATAATTGATGCTCATTAAGAGGGGGTTCAAGTATTAGTTCTTTTTAAAAAGTGTAGTTAATTTGAAAAACTGTCTAAATGCAAAAATATGCAATAATTTTGATTGTGTAAATTCACATGATAAATTATTTGTAATTTAAATGTATTAAATCAATACTCACTGGACAACcattagaaaaatctttaaaatTTAATGCAAATTGAATAATAAAATGAAGGTATTCCAAGTTTAGATCGGCTATACACAAAaagattttcaagaaaagagaaatggCATTAAGCCAGTACGGTAGGATAGCCTAATGAGTTTATGGTTGGAGTACCCTATAAACAAGATTTCTTACCAAAATGATTGCTTTGAGACTGTCAAGTTCGAGTGTAAAGCCTGTCGACTTTTCCCCCTGAATTTCAAGCAAGATATCCACCAAATCTGAGCTTTTTCCCTCTATAATATCATCAGTGTTTGCCTTTCCATTTTTCCTATCTTTGTGCTCCTTAATTACACCCTCCAGAAATTCATCAAGTTGCTTAACAACTTTTTCCACTTTATCATCCAAATCATTAAGACGTCTCACCCATCCAAGCCATGGAACAAAATCCCCTGTATCAATAGTACCTAACAACTCAGCAAATTCCTTCATGATTTGCATACTTTTGCTTCCATCTTCCCTATCACTGTACTTCCTCTCCAAGGCCACCCTACAAATCACATCATTAATATTTGTCAGTGTCATAAGAAGATCACTCAAGTTTATGGCCGATAAAGGCGGCGAAGAACCCAAAAAACTTCTAATCTTTTCAACCATAAGTGAAGTCTCGGATCCGGGGCTGGAATGGTTGTCAGAACAACCGTTCCGAAAGGTGTAACACCATTTGCACACGGTGTAACATCATCTGTACAAGGTGTAATAATTGAACAACAGCGAGTAACACTAGAACAATATCAATGATTGAACCCGCTTATGACTTAGAAGCTGGAGCACACAAATACTTCTCACTTGCCTCCAATACTCACCGTAAGGTGAGGCTGCGATATCCTTGCTGCCATATAGAAGCCTATCACTCATGCTTGTTTTAGGCCTGTTAGCAAAGACTAAATCATGGGTTCTCATGATTTCACAAGCTGCATCAGCTGAAGAGGCAATAACCACCGGCTTGCTGCCAAAATGAACCAGCATGAGGGAACCATATTTTCTTGATAATGATTGAAGTTTGCGGTGAGGATATAGCGCGAGTTGGAAAAGATTTCCAACAACTGGAAACTTTGATGGAGAAGGTGGTAGCCTTTGTTGGGGTTTAGAAGAAGCATAGAACCATAAGAAAAGGGTTAGAAGTAGCAAAGCCACgggaagaagagaggaaaatgTAAGATCCAAAATAAACGCCATTACATGCTACTCGAAAATTGGAGAAAGGGCCAAATCAAGAAAGCAAAAGTTGATTGTTGCTGCTACAATTGGCTATATATATGCCTACTTGATTAAGCCGAAAAGGATCACCAGAATCTGCTTCTGTTCTGATGATCCTTGAAATTTCAGTTTGTGACGGTTGCAAATGCATCCTCAGTAAATGAATCAAAGCCACACATTGGAAACAATGTCTATAGGGCCTGGCCGATTATTTTGACTTTAGTGGCTGTACTGGAAGAACAAATTTTGGATGATAAGTGCTACTCGTAAGCAAATTCCAAAAATTGGATTGGACTTATATTCGCACCATCATACatgttgaaattgattaagCACTTGGCATTTGAgctattagtttagacattttacaTCTAAAGattagggcaaattacactttacccccagtgatttagtatttttttacataaccctcCAATAGTGTAAGCCccgatgcaaccaaatacaaccaaaatactcaaccagacaagtagtcaagtaaatacaatgacaaagaatataagcaattttaaagcacaaaaatagagtaacaataaagtaaaGAATTCAAACAATCAAACTCCCCAAACTCTTCCAAACTTGAGTTGAATCCCAAATATTTCTTCAATTGATTGTATGCAAACCAAccttgtacaagtgaaggctcactccttcctcaccccaaaaataCTTTGTGAGCAAAGGAATTTTACTACCTCCAAGTAACCCTCAACTAGCTACAATTGAAGCTTACCAACTCAATTAAACTACTTTACAAGTGAGCAACCTTTTCGTTTGACCACCTCAAGTGATAGTTCACCTTCACAAGGTTTTActctcctagagagtaaccttcactgtGAGCAACCTCCACAACCAacttcccaaccccttatacaaccaacaaagattTCTACTCAAAATTCATTAAGGCTTCGAAATTTAGTGTTGCAAAAGTCTGTTCTTCTTGTGTTTTGGTTTTTATACAGTGAGAAATggtccaaaaggctctccacgGTCAAATATAGAAGCTGTCGAAACTACGTTGGCCGTCGGACGTCAACCATTTGCTTCGTCCGAACCATGGTGAccacctatcggacgtccaaccatttgttctgcgtccgaaccctgcgtccgatagAATCAGAATGTTAAACTTTCATCTTTTGTTTGAACGCCGAGCAATTGAATGAGTCCATCCAAGCTCGAAGAGTACTCGTCTTCGGACTTCCATCCTCTATCGAGCGTCCGAGCCTCTACTCCAACCTTTCATATTtcttaacttctctttgatCAAATCTTTCTTCTCTTTGGATCAATACTTTtcacaaatttctcacataaaaaacATAGTCAAGCTTACATtgtggtttgttaatcatcaaaaccaaggacgATCAACCAAGAGTCAACAAATAGTTTCGAAAGTTATACATAATCCCCTCATAATTTgtattaaagtgtcaaagtggcGAAAATGATTATTCGTAACGGAATCAgctaaaatgccaaaaatatccttatataaagttgaaaattatttattaatcaaAGGGAATTATgcatatattttgaaaaatataagggTTATATGGGAAAGTattaaatcataagggggttatatagtaaattataaaatcatacggggttagtatgtcatgtatttataagggtaattttgacattttcaaAAGTTTCGTTATGAATGaccatttccgtcactttgacactttaattcaaatcatgAGGGAGTTATATATAGCTTTTAAAACTGTAGGGGAATTATGTAAGAAAATACTAAATCACAGGGGGGTAAAGTATAATTTGTCCTAAAGATTATATGACGTGGCACTTTGCTAGCATAATTTACTCATTCACATAAagtttggggaaaaaaaagatcCCGTGCAATCTTCAAATTCCCATTCAATCTCCAAAATCATGTCAACACAAATCTCACAGTGATTAAAGCTAATACTAAACAGAAATCTTTGTTCGGAAGTTAACAAAGACTTTGGGGGATGTAACTTTAGTATGCAAATGCGAAATATACTATGAATGAATATGATTACCAACATAACTTCTGGAGTCCAGAAGAAGCATAGGATTTTTGAAGAGGTCAAGCATAGGATTAAAACCAAACGAAGAATTGAAGAGAGCAaattaaaatatccaaaactAATGGGATTTTGCTTCTTGCAATTAGTGTTACACGATTCTTCAGTGCCATTGATTTGAAAGATCAGCAATAAAACTGAAAAGGTTGTTGATAGGCTTTTAGATTGTGGTTATGTTCCATATGTCTTTCGGAAGATGGCAAAGGTTATATTATTGATTTGCTTTCATCCAATTCCACACACCTAGTATCATTTATGATCTTGAAATTAGCagcaaaaataacaaaaaaaaggggaaaggtTTATTTCCCTCTCGAATATTAATGATATCAATGTCACTGTAAAGCTTAACTAATACGATTAAAATTAATGACAATTATTTGTTCATTAAGCAATATTGCTTAGTGCCTTAgttgtcttttgattttcttATTAAGTAATAAGAACGCAAACCAACCTGCTAATGAAACATGAATTCACGAGCAACTTGATATTAAAGTGATAGACCATAAAAATAGTGAGTGTAGGCAACACTAATATCATCACCCAACCACATAGCTACCATCTCAATGTTACATATTTCGGGGAGAATTTCCAAGAGCTACATGCGGGCTAAATATAACAGGCAAGACAATTTACATAAGTTCTCAACTTGATCTTGTAAACCTTGCCCTAGGACATGCTAAACTTTTCTGTGCCAGGAGAGAAACTAAGGAGAATATGGAGTGGCAAGAACAAGTATAGGAAGTTTTCTATGCACATCGATGCCACCAGCTTAAGTCATGTCCATGTCCTCTGGTTTTCCGCCATCAGGCAAGGCAAAGTCAAATTTGTGCAGTAATTTTGCTAATGCAAGTTCATTGATAGCCATGGCAAAGGTCTTACCGGGGCATCCCCTTCAGCCGGCACCAAATGGGATCAACTCAAACCTCGAAAATCTATACCAACATTCAGAAATCTCTCTGGCTGAAATTCCTCGGGCTTCTCCCAAAGCAAAGGGTCTCTTCCAATTGCCGCCCATGCGTTGACGATTACTCGTGTTCGAATCGGTATACCATACCCCATTACTTTGATGTCTCGAGGAACTAGAAATGGAACTGGGAAATGAAGCCGCAGAGTTTCCTTAATTACTAGCTTTAAACACCGCATTTTGTCAAAATCATCCTCAGTTATCTCTGATTTTCCTTGGCCTACAGCTCTGACCTCATTTTGCAATTTCTCCATGACCTTGGGGTCTCTTAGAAGCTCTACCATCACCCATTCCATGACTGTATGAGTGGTATCCGTTCCAGCTGCAAACATGTCCTAATCATGCAAAGTAGAAGCCAATTGTGAATAAGTTGATGTAAAGCGCAGTTTTATATATTATATGCCTTAAAGAGTGGTGACTCTTGCCATGATCACGTGGGATCCCTAATCCAATGTTgtacttatatgtgaataattatatattataaattatcaaataaggttaaattcaattaaaataatcaattatGATTTGGGTTTTAATAtatctaataggatgtaagcctttaatgtgtagaaaTTTAAGGGTAATTTCTATTTCTGTGATAGGTTGAAATAGAAATctaaaaaaaacagaaaagttatctataaatagggttataaTCTCTGGGTCACACgtatttttatttattgtatTTTTAGTACCACAAAATAGCTCtttcctgatatcccatcgttaGGAAAGATatcaaaaagaaattaaagagcTCTCTCAAGGGATTAGCGAATACTTGTTGACCTAGAAGACCATTTCAAAATCTCTACGGATTCAAGTGGCAGTTAGTCAACATGAATCAAGGTACACTTCCGCAATTTTActattaatttatttcttaaaaattacCATAAAGGTTTTGGACttaataggtgatggttttcatcAAAAGTTaatgacaggtgtcgagcctgtgcaataataattacctgcTCGAAGAATATATAATTTTTGTGtatagcggtgagcagggtcgaatccacagagaCTATGGGAgaatttgtttcttctagagtaCGGAGAGCtgggaatttttataaaatcaagaataattaaacaactcaaacagagataaaaatcaataaataaccaattaataaaaaaattcacGAAAGCAAGCCGAAATTAAATCGATGGTAGACAATCTCTAGTCAAAGATACAACCtcgcagacacagtccatttatccgatcattgatgcaaagatgGTTTGCTCAATTCATTAACaggttagttatagtcgccAACAAACTTTGACGACCAACTTTTCCTTAGTTTATGGAcgaccaaggtacgaccattaatcacccctaaccaaaaaataaccCTAAATACGATCGTAGAGTTCAAGTTTTCAATTGCCTTAAGAATTAGAAAACCTTAACCCTAATTAATAACACACTAAgaggttatttaaattagattgtgTATTCCCCTAACATGTGTAAACGCTAGTTACCACTAATATTAATCGACTAAACAATTATAGATTTAGTGATTAATTTGGCATTAGATTATTAGGTTACTTTGAATATCAGGCCCTAGACATTTAGTTAATGAAATAATCTCTAGAAATTCAAGTAGAGAATGcacaaatatcaataaattggAGAAACGAGATGAGATTAgttcgatctcacagatattcaGAACGGCGTCGTTGAGTTGATCTCCGACTAGATTAGGAatttagccacgcctcatagaGAAATTTTCACATGAATTAGTAGAATTCATGAACATCCAATCTTGTTCCTTAAACAATGTAATATgtttcatgcaaaaagagtAAAGGAACAAGAAGGAATTATCTACTGTCTTGCGGCCTCCAAAAAGGACGAAAAGAGAATGTCCCTAATCTAAACAATGACTAGTCTTTATTCTCGTCTGTCTCCTC
This Coffea eugenioides isolate CCC68of unplaced genomic scaffold, Ceug_1.0 ScVebR1_25;HRSCAF=112, whole genome shotgun sequence DNA region includes the following protein-coding sequences:
- the LOC113756998 gene encoding cytochrome P450 71A8-like yields the protein MFAAGTDTTHTVMEWVMVELLRDPKVMEKLQNEVRAVGQGKSEITEDDFDKMRCLKLVIKETLRLHFPVPFLVPRDIKVMGYGIPIRTRVIVNAWAAIGRDPLLWEKPEEFQPERFLNVGIDFRGLS